The Vicia villosa cultivar HV-30 ecotype Madison, WI unplaced genomic scaffold, Vvil1.0 ctg.001179F_1_1_3, whole genome shotgun sequence genomic sequence attagttttttctttttgttttggtaatttttatttttagtttcaaGTTTTGTCCTTTATTTATTGTTTGTACGGATTTTTTTTTTGCAGTTTTGTCTTAACTCATGTTTATTGAACTTGTGGTTAGTTCAGAATTTATTAGCTTTTTGTGTTCTGTGATTCTTGTTTTTCTTGTTTGTGGTGATTTTGTGTATTCTGTTGTGGGTTTGACTAAATTTTTTGTGCTTTCTGTTAATAGGTTTAGTCAAAGGCTAGTTGGATTTTGAGGTTTTTTGTGGAGGAGAGATAAGATAAGAAGATGGTTATTGATGGGCAGTAGGGGAAGAATTGCTGAGGATACTAACAAAATTGCCAACGGGATGCCGAGTTACGCGCCTCCATTGCCGCCGCCTAATTCCATGTAAATTTTTGTGTGGACTTTGTGTTTATCTTACTCTTGATTGAGCTTGCTATAGGTTTTTGGggtcttttttttgtttaatgttcTTTTTAGGTGCTTAGATGGTTTATATAGTCTGAATCGTCTTAAGTTTTTGGAGGCCATAGATTAGTCACAACTTAACCGTGACAAAACAAATAGATGTCTATTTAGCCACGGTTTAAACGTGACAAACATTTTATGTGGTCCTATTTAATCATGGCTTAGCCGTATCAAATTTTGGGCCGTGTTCCACACCCTCGAAGATGGCCCTGTGTATAGTCAATAATATTATACCATAGTGTATCTCTTATAGAAGTTGTAGAAATTGTGCATATTGTTGGAGTGCTATGCTGTTGAAGTTAGTGTTTTATTGATTGTAATATTGCATAGGATAGGAAAGTGTGAATGGTGGAAATGATAAAAAAGTGTCATGTTCTAATCTTATTGTTTATTAGTTATTTAGAATTCCTAATTTTAGAGCATAGATGAACAGGGTTTGAAATTGGGTAGTAACACACATCTTGATATTGCTGAGAATTGCAGTCAAATACTAATGATGATTTTTTGAGAGAGAACTTTAATGTTGTGGTTGCACAGATCACGGTCATAGATCTAATTTTAAAACCATGTGTATGTTTGGTTTTACGATTGGAGCACTTAAAATTGATTTTGGATCcatagaattgattttgacatgtCTGATTGCTCTCAAATAGAATTGATTCTGCTTTGTAGAATTAATTGTACTTGAAGCTAGGATTTGTAACTTTTGAGCTTAaacgtgatttttacactgaaatttactTTTCAAGTTTCAACTCACTTTTGCAAGAATTtttccaaacataaatcacttttaGCCAGAATCATTTTTGTTCACTGCAAAACCAAACACACGCGGAGATGAAAACTCCTGTTTGCTTCATATTACACTACTGGTTCTACACaatcatataagcttttgtcaTGCTTTTGGTTTTCAGGGGCATGGAAGGAACTAATATTCATCCTTCTCGAATTTCTGATTTTGGAGCCCTGGAACAGTCTCTAGGATTTCGTGTTGAGGATGCCATGAATCTTAGCAGAAGTACGTTGCTCACATTTCGATCACTAATAGTTGTACCCCTCTCGATGGAACCTTATAAATCCTCGATTAACCGATTTAGTTGAATATCATCTTTCAGATCCAGTGTTTAATCAAATGAAAGCAAATAGCCAAGCTTTAGGTGCTGATATTCAATTTGGTGCTCTAAGTAAGGTAAAATCATATTCCAATAATCAATCAGTTGCAAAAATATATTGAATTTCGGCATTTTGCACTTTTATCTTATGCGTAAGTTACAGTCAATTGCAAACTCGGATATAAACCATTCTACTGCCATTGCTGGATCTCAGACATTGCAACAACAGAAAGACTCACAGCCGAATTTGGCTTCAACATCTGGCGGCCATCGCGAGAATTGGGGAGAGTCCAACATGGGTGATGGAAGCCCTGATACTTCAACAGATGATACAGAAGACAAGAATCAAATGGTGATTGCTTTACTTTAATGAAACTGTTTATTCTGAATCTCGATTCTCGAATTTAATTTATATCCAAACTGTCAAAAGCATGTTTTTTACAAACTCTGATAAAATATCTTCTTCGTTAATACTTTGCAGGCTGAAAGAGGAGAATCAAGTGAAAGATCAAAAGATAAATCAGATCAAAAGGTTATATAACGTAATTATATTCACATAAACACACAAACATTTGTTACTGTATGTTAAATTTTGCTTTCGTTCAGACGTTAAGACGGTTAGCTCAAAATCGTGAGGCTGCCAGAAAAAGCCGACTGAGGAAAAAGGTATAcgcctttttttttttctcttctgttAATTGTACTAGATCGTTTCTTTTGCATGCAATTTGGTTATTAATTTTCGaatccttctttccattcattCAGGCATATGTGCAACAATTAGAGAGCAGTAGGCTGAAACTGACCCAACTTGAGCAAGAGCTACAGCGAGCACGCCAGCAGGTTCGGTTTTGCTATTTTACACGCCGTTTGGAATCTGATACTTAACTATTTGAAGCCTTCTTTCTTTGTGGCTATTGTTAATCTGGTTATGTTATGCTGCTATATTATGTAATGATTTGGTTATTAATATTTTCTAGGGGATTTTTATTTCAAGCACTGGAGAGCAGACTCATTCAATGAGCGGAaatggtatttaatcttcttttgCCTCCAATTATATGTCAAAAGCAGTTGGCAGCATGGGTGACGACGGCCTTGTGGGCAAAGTTTTATTGTAATTAGTGCTGTGTTTCGGAACCTAAATTGTGTTTAACGGTCTTGGTATGCAGGCGCGATGGCATTTGATGCAGAATATGCACGATGGTTAGAAGAGCATAATAGGCAAACCAATGAACTAAGGGCTGCGATAAATTCTCATGCGGGGGACATTGAACTCCGTACCATTGTGGAAAATTTCATGACTCAATTTGAAGATATCTACAGGCTGAAAGGTGTTGCAGCAAAAGCCGATGTTTTCCACATTCTATCAGGAATGTGGAAGACTCCAGCTGAGAGGTGTTTCATGTGGATTGGAGGCTTTCGGTCATCCGAAATTCTTAAGGTGAGAGATTTCTCCTTTGTCTATTCTCCATTGGTCTATAATATTCtatcatttttctttctttttctcacgTCATGCCGATCTCAACCTGGATTTCCATCCTTGCAGCTTCTTGTAAGTCATTTGGAGCCTTTAACCGAGCAACAATTAATGGGCATCTACAACTTGCAACAGTCATCCCAACAGGCCGAAGATGCTCTCTCCCAAGGAATGGATGCTTTGCAGCAATCACTTTCTGAGACACTGGCTAATGGTTCACCTAACCCATCAGGTTCTTCTGGAAATGTGGCTAACTACATGGGCCAAATGGCCATGGCCATGGGAAAGCTCGGTACACTCGAAGGGTTTCTTCGCCAGGTAATTAGTTGTCTCCTTTATACCAGTCTATTCCTTTATCTCAACTTTAATTTTTAGGAGGCTAGTCAACGTCTCAGGTGTCCGACACGTGTCATTGCAACTTATAATATTTATGAGttcacttttatttttcttcGTGTTTCTAGGCTGATAATCTGCGGCAACAAACATTGCAACAAATGCTTCGGATATTAACAACCAGACAATCAGCTCGAGCACTTCTTGCAATAAGCGATTATTTCTCCCGGCTGCGAGCCTTGAGTTCTCTATGGCTTGCGCGGCCAAGGGAGTAAACTGTTTCAAACCTCTATTTATGTTCATTCAAGCCTGACATGTTAAAAGATTGATCATATATATAAATATCTTCCACGTTCTGCATGAAACCAGTGTCTTTTGGCAAATGAATTCCTATTGTGAAGAAGAAGCCTAGTTGTGATACTGTGATTTTTCTTTTCTCATCCACATACTGCTGGTGTGGTACAACATTTTTCATTAAGCTTTTCTATGTTTTGATAAATAGTGTTCAATAATTTGATTATATAGGTGTATGATAGATAGAGTTGGAAGGTGAAAAATGTAGAAATAGGTTAAAGTTGTTCATTGTATTTCAGAAATCAAGCTTATTTGAGGGTGATTTCCTCTCTTTATGATGGTCTGTGGTTGGCTGCACAGTGGTGTATGTTTTTGTATATATACTTTTTTTCTTGTGGTGTATTGGGAAGATATTATTGACTAGTAATTTAATTAATGTGTATCAGTGACAAATATTTGTATATTGTTATCTATttgttttttgagaaaaaaatgtgGCAGCCTATTTTGAAGATTCCTGATTATGTACCAACCATTTATTGGTCCAAGTGTTAGAGATTTAAACTCTTTAAACAAATGACTAGGAGTTTGAACATTGACT encodes the following:
- the LOC131633844 gene encoding transcription factor TGA2.3-like isoform X1; protein product: MGSRGRIAEDTNKIANGMPSYAPPLPPPNSMGMEGTNIHPSRISDFGALEQSLGFRVEDAMNLSRNPVFNQMKANSQALGADIQFGALSKSIANSDINHSTAIAGSQTLQQQKDSQPNLASTSGGHRENWGESNMGDGSPDTSTDDTEDKNQMAERGESSERSKDKSDQKTLRRLAQNREAARKSRLRKKAYVQQLESSRLKLTQLEQELQRARQQGIFISSTGEQTHSMSGNGAMAFDAEYARWLEEHNRQTNELRAAINSHAGDIELRTIVENFMTQFEDIYRLKGVAAKADVFHILSGMWKTPAERCFMWIGGFRSSEILKVRDFSFVYSPLVYNILSFFFLFLTSCRSQPGFPSLQLLVSHLEPLTEQQLMGIYNLQQSSQQAEDALSQGMDALQQSLSETLANGSPNPSGSSGNVANYMGQMAMAMGKLGTLEGFLRQADNLRQQTLQQMLRILTTRQSARALLAISDYFSRLRALSSLWLARPRE
- the LOC131633844 gene encoding transcription factor TGA2.3-like isoform X3, translating into MGSRGRIAEDTNKIANGMPSYAPPLPPPNSMGMEGTNIHPSRISDFGALEQSLGFRVEDAMNLSRNPVFNQMKANSQALGADIQFGALSKTLQQQKDSQPNLASTSGGHRENWGESNMGDGSPDTSTDDTEDKNQMAERGESSERSKDKSDQKTLRRLAQNREAARKSRLRKKAYVQQLESSRLKLTQLEQELQRARQQGIFISSTGEQTHSMSGNGAMAFDAEYARWLEEHNRQTNELRAAINSHAGDIELRTIVENFMTQFEDIYRLKGVAAKADVFHILSGMWKTPAERCFMWIGGFRSSEILKLLVSHLEPLTEQQLMGIYNLQQSSQQAEDALSQGMDALQQSLSETLANGSPNPSGSSGNVANYMGQMAMAMGKLGTLEGFLRQADNLRQQTLQQMLRILTTRQSARALLAISDYFSRLRALSSLWLARPRE
- the LOC131633844 gene encoding transcription factor TGA2.3-like isoform X2, encoding MGSRGRIAEDTNKIANGMPSYAPPLPPPNSMGMEGTNIHPSRISDFGALEQSLGFRVEDAMNLSRNPVFNQMKANSQALGADIQFGALSKSIANSDINHSTAIAGSQTLQQQKDSQPNLASTSGGHRENWGESNMGDGSPDTSTDDTEDKNQMAERGESSERSKDKSDQKTLRRLAQNREAARKSRLRKKAYVQQLESSRLKLTQLEQELQRARQQGIFISSTGEQTHSMSGNGAMAFDAEYARWLEEHNRQTNELRAAINSHAGDIELRTIVENFMTQFEDIYRLKGVAAKADVFHILSGMWKTPAERCFMWIGGFRSSEILKLLVSHLEPLTEQQLMGIYNLQQSSQQAEDALSQGMDALQQSLSETLANGSPNPSGSSGNVANYMGQMAMAMGKLGTLEGFLRQADNLRQQTLQQMLRILTTRQSARALLAISDYFSRLRALSSLWLARPRE